In a single window of the Nycticebus coucang isolate mNycCou1 chromosome 13, mNycCou1.pri, whole genome shotgun sequence genome:
- the LOC128563315 gene encoding minichromosome maintenance domain-containing protein 2-like encodes MCDSKQSSAVYRFNILINPSHVELDAELGNHILHQPLQAARVFQSVCFIAVKTLSLIGQLQTETQINIVLKLTHLPALPSYALDLSDFPLDYTSQRFYMLQGIVIAMMTVTKHTQGARFLCTDEACPLSKGFQYIRVHVPGATESATVRNDFLCNLCASSLQEDRKFRVVGDKQIVEIITTKALQAYRGYSNNQPFRFQSLTIFLRDESVNKMNIGNEYKIIGIPTCVETAQTTVCIEANNITFCNSKVPSGISDDFKRLLSLTSSSCWKFTAILANIFASQIVPPGTYNWLKLCLLMSLVQTSDRKKELEDCLDILIITSDTLLVDR; translated from the exons ATTCTAAACAAAGTTCTGCTGTCTATCgattcaatattttaataaatccttCTCATGTTGAATTAGATGCCGAACTTGGAAATCACATTTTACATCAGCCTTTACAAGCTGCTCGAGTTTTTCAATCa GTCTGTTTTATTGCTGTTAAGACTCTCTCATTAATTGGACAATTACAAACAGAAACTCAA ATTAATATTGTGCTGAAGTTAACACATTTACCTGCTCTGCCAAGTTATGCTCTTGATCTTAGTGACTTTCCACTTGATTATACATCTCAGAGATTTTATATGCTACAAGGAATTGTGATTGCAATGATGACTGTAACTAAGCATACACAAGGTGCAAGGTTCCTTTGTACAGATGAAGCATGCCCCCTTTCAAAAG gATTTCAGTATATAAGAGTGCATGTGCCTGGTGCTACAGAATCTGCAACAGTACGAAACGACTTTTTGTGTAATCTCTGTGCATCTTCActtcaagaagacagaaaatttaGAGTAGTTGGTG ATAAACAGATAGTTGAAATAATTACCACAAAGGCACTTCAGGCTTATCGAGGATATTCTAACAACCAGCCATTTAGATTCCAGTCTCTTACAATTTTCCTAAGAG atgaatcagtgaataaaatgaatataggaaatgaatataaaattattggaATTCCTACATGTGTAGAAACTGCACAAACTACTGTCTGTATAGAAGCAAATAATATAACTTTTTGTAATTCAAAAG ttccttcaggaatTAGTGACGACTTCAAGCGTCTCCTTTCCTTGACTTCCAGTTCATGCTGGAAGTTTACAGCAATACTTGCCAATATCTTTGCATCACAGATTGTTCCTCCTGGGACTTACAATTGGCTCAAACTCTGTTTGTTGATGAGTCTTGTACAGACAAGTGACCGTAAAAAGGAACTGGAAGATTGCctggatattttaattataacaagTGATACTCTACTAGTAGACAGGTAA